The nucleotide sequence atgatgCAAAGGACGCTTATGATAGTTTGAATCATAAAcctatatttttgttatatcaGAAGAATGCATATTATGGGTTCTTGAATAAACTTTGTTCCAGGGGCACACATCGATGAACTGCATGCAGGACATGTAAATCAGATTGTTGCTCAGGCAGACGTAGTTCAAGCTCAAGCAGAAGTGATTCATGTAGACAATGTGAACCTTCACATGCATTTTGGAGATAatggtaattatttttaatatgaatGAATAAGGTGTGAACGCCATGTTCATACATAGTTGAGACATACGTACatagttaattgaaaattgaagtgaaaatatatttgtcttttttttctcACTCAGTTACTGATAAAAGGGACTATTTGAGGTAGATAATCTCAATTGGATTTGTTATTTGtcgcaaacaaattttttaatacTAGCAGTACACTAAggcagtttttatttttttattggatctctgctctaggagacccttgtTTTTAGTCTTTTTGTCTGTGTTCAGCTGTAGCGTCTAAACTACTGTGCCGATCTGGTTGAAATTTCTCACATGGGTTATGCTGTCACCCTGGTTATGTGCGCTTCACTGAAAGGTTGAAttggtgttttattttcaagacATCAGTGAAAAAATGCACTGATCCGCCACCCTGCCCACGTCTAGTTTTTTCACAATTTGTCAACATTATCTTGTAAACAACttcgaaaatttaaatttggagATTGCTACTACTCGCTGAAgtaaaaacttttttgaacaagCCATTTTTTGTTTCGGTAATCCCACTGGTGCAGCTTTagaaaatttattgaacatGATTAATTATTAGCCTCAGTACATCACTCATGAATAGGATACCAATGAGACGTGCAGTGCTAAAATGAACTGGCAGTTTTGTTATCCCAGTCTCTGCAGTACGCTGTCGTTATAGGTGCAATTTTGCTAGATGGTAAGGGTTTACTGAAATGCTGGTCACCTCATGAATCAGCGGAGATCTTGGGCGGCTATCAGCTTGTATTTTCTATGGTTGTGTATgtagtataaaaataattatgctTGAGATATCTTTCAAAAGGTTTCCGTAAACTAGTGCCTTTGATACTAGAAAGACATGACCTTTGTTGTGGCGAGTGTTATTGGTAGATTTATCGTCACCAGTCGACAAGTGTTTATGAAATATGAACTGGCGCTTGACTGATTAGTTGTTTTGTGACATGAGTAGGGTTTAAGAAAGACAAATTTAGGCAAATAAAGTTCGTTAAggtgaaatgaaattttttttattacgcTTTCCTCAAACCTAATAGGACAGCCCCGAAATACTAAATGAAAAAACGCGGTAATTTTTTAGAGGAAAATCTGGATGGTAGTTTTGGgtttgaaaaattgtatttttatcaCACAACATAATTCCGGTATTGTCTAACTTTATACTTTAATTTCAGCAGCACCACCTGCAGCAGCACCACGAGCTGAACTACAACATGATGCGCCTGCACCACAACATCAAGTGCAGGATGATGCACCATCGGCCAaaccaaaaatgaaaaaaaagggaATTTCCTCTTCTTCAGGTATGAACCAAGAATAATATCGAGTATTTTCACACAGAGCaatatttgactaatttatcCCATCTTAGGTGAAGTGGGGAAACCAAATATATTTAACCTGTGGCACTGACATAGTTTCAATGCTCTAATTCAGAGGTTCTTAACTGGGGGTAAATTGGACTTGCAGTTGGGAGACATTTTGTATGCAATAAATTCACACTTATGTTCACTAGGAGAATATAAGTTTCATTACATAATCAAATGTGGCTTTTGAGCATGTAGAGCAAGTGTGGGCAAGTTACTTTTTTGAGTGGGTCAGTTCCAGATAACAGACTTGCTTATTGGGAAAGAGGCTCAATATGAAACTAGGaattaaaacagtttatttGCAAAAAACTAGCGTAACAGATAATGTACAACAAACTCTATTGTACCAAATGACACAATGATAAATCGGACTAATGTAGGCTACTGCAGGCATCCAAAGGTTTGTTCAAATCAGGCTTGAAGCTGCTTGTGCTGATTTTTTAGACCACTCGTAGGTTTGAATACATTAGAGGAGATTGATTTTTGCCTTAGTTAGTCTTCATACTTCGGAATAATAATTCAAGTTGCGTTTGAGGTATATGTGAGGACGGACTGGAAGTAGGCACttgaaaattagttaccttttTAGGCATTTTAGAAAAAAGGAAAATGGACATAATTAAGATGATGAATTAGTTGGaaatgtaaaattaaatgttgatgTCAGGTCCAGTTGGATAATTTGTTTTAACATCCATATTTACGAAGTGGTATTAGCCGGCTTAAGCAAGATTAGAAATTAAATTAACCGAAAtacttttgtaaaatttgtcattttggtATGTTAGCAGGAACCATGGGCAAGATCTCCCGGAATTTGAAAAGTTCATTTAGTGACGCCGGACAACATTTCCAAGAAAAACAGCACAGGTCCCGCGATATCAGATACTTGAATAGTGAAGTGGCATTCTGAATATTTAGTATAATGATAAAATCAAAGGTTATCAGATATAACAATGTATGAACACGccaccgttttttttttttttggtcaaCGATCCTGGCTcccaaataaaaagaaaattatggaAGGTGTCTGCCCATGAGTCTGGGAGCTAGGaggaaattacaaattttccAGAACTTCATTTTATCCTCTGATCTGGTTTTCCGGCTTCAATACCATTGAATTTTGTATGTCATGAAATCTTTGCGAAACTGAAACTCAAATTATAATATAAGCGAGGTATATAGTTACAGTAAGTTATAGTTGTTTCATCATTTCAACCCTCTAGCacattggttcccaaccgccggtccgcggaccagtgccggtccgcgaagcatTTTTGCCGGTCCACGAGAAATTTCGATATTTTGTTGATTTATGCCGCCTAAATTGCTGTAACGAAGgcgaggttgcgttggtttattacgcaatttctctttcgACGTCATATTGCGACACAACTTGGCGCAGAGTAATcatacttttcaattttacggcACCGATTCATCTCGAATGCGCTCCAATCtctttaccgaagacgaggttgcgttggtttattacgcaatttctcttccgccgtcatattgcgacgtcttccGCGACAttttggcgccgagtaatcacactttttgctttttcggcTTCGATTAAACGTGAAtacgctccatcaaatctcgcatgattcagaaacctaaaaattggcacgcgtgctttttctgttctgcatgcttttcctgattaatatggcCATAcaaataaaacgttatgcatatttctttgttcaaaccagaaaacagtcaagaaaagTATAATACTCCAGTAAAATACGGCAGGTGGTCACGAGGCGCGCAAAAACGCGTGAGCCGCTGACATCTTTTCCAGTATCTTGAGCAGAcaaagtaggattttgagcctggtgccaagttaccgacgactttttcattgtaatgtaaattcatttcgtttgaagCATCGATCAATTGCtgagggattaatatgataaaccagatgaaaaagaaaaagcttgattcaaattgtgattctacgttacagtccagatttaaaaaaagaatcactgtcacaattttggatatctcttgataacgaatacccatcgctaagtaatcgagcaatcaaactgttgtctgtattttcaacgagttaatcatatttttattacttatatataaaaatattttcatcactagctttaattaaagcgAAGCAAGAAAATTGGCTGCCCGCCGCTGCAGAGCTATACATGTTGCAGTAACTTCCTTGAGGCATCGtctgcaatcctatattggaaactaaacagcagcaaaattctcactagagttaattgcgtttgtaaatgatttggcatgtacatattttttatgtgagatgttttatgtgtgccTTTCTTACACATAATGgctgcccagcactgcatttcattatgcaaatatatggtattatgttatgtttcacccatttcaatttttggccgccACATTTGATAGCTTTCTTTGTGTGAGCTTTTGATGTGTCTTgatgcatattgagtgcccgacattgtattgtattacgcaaatatatgttattcttttctgttccagtcatttcaattttttgccggtccgcgagtacatttaaattaaataatatgtaCTCGTGGACcgtaaaaattgaaatgagttgaacagaaaataataacatataattGCGTAATGTCAAGCAATCACTATGCTTTTAGAAAAAAAGGCCTACTCAAAAACATTTTACATGAgcaaaaactatcaaataatgtttcGACCAAGTATTGAAATGGatggaatataaaatattaacatatatttgcgtaataaaatgcagttctgggcacccattatgcgtaaaaaaggcacatatctcacataaaaaacatataCATGCCATATCACGTACAAACATAATTATTTCCAGTGAGAATTTTGCTTCTGTTTCGTTTTCAATACATGATTGCAAACGGGGCATCAAAAAAGCGTTTTGTAACTCTTAGCTCTGCAGCGGCTCACAGTTGATTTATTTGCTTAGGtttaattaaagctagaagTAATAGGTTGAAAATTCGAACatcagtttgattgctcgataaCTTAGCGatggtattcgttatcaagataGCTCAAGTATAGTGACAGTGATTCCtttataaatctggactgtaaagaaGAGGTTTatcgggttcatcatatcaATTCTTCTGCAGTTGATCCACGCCCCCCAAAAAAAAGAAtgaatattacaatgataaaatCGTTGCTAAGTTTCACCAGACTCAAAATCCTGTTGTGCATCCTGTTGGAAAAGATCTCAGCGGCCAGTGCTTTTATTGTGCGTCTTGTGACCACCTTCATGGTCGCAACAAATTCCGGTTTCGCTGGGTGTCAAGGTGAAGCTCTGGAATTTTATACCGTTCTTGACAGTTTTCGGGTTTGaacgaataaatatttataaccttttatttggatggttatattaatcaagaaaagcatgcgGATCGGGAAAAGCACACATGCTAATTttcaggtttctgaatcttgcgagatttgacgaaGCGCTTTCGCGATGGATCGTaaccgaaaaagcgaaaattttgattactcggcgccaagacgtcgccagACCATTAATACCGAACTTATTAAACAGCAATATGATGGCGGAAGTGAAATTGCGTAATcaaccaacgtaacttcgtcttattaatcaagaaaaaagcacgcatgctgattttcaGGTTTCGGattcttgcgagatttgacgaaGCGCTTTATGCTGCCTAAATTGCTGTACCGAAGgcgaggttgcgttggtttattacgcagtTTCTCTTctgccgtcatattgcgacaacTTGGCGCAGAGTAATCatacttttcaatttttcggCACCGATTCATCTCGAATGCGCTCCAATCTCTTTACTgaagacgaggttgcgttggtttattacgcaatttctcttccgccgtcatattgcgacgtcttccGCGACATCTTGGTGGAAGTGAAATTACGTAATCAACCAATcaaccaacgtaacttcgtcttattaatcaagaaaaaaGCGCACATGCTGATTTTCAGATTTCGGATTCTTCCGAGATTTGACGaagcgctttcgcgatgaatcTGAACCGggaaagcgaaaagtgtgattacatggcgccaagacgtcgccggcCCGAACTTATCAAACAGAAATATGatggcggaagagaaattgcgtataATAAATCAACGCAACTTCATCTTTTCGATATCTGTAAATCGATTGAGACGACAGGAAAACAAAACGACGAAAtctctcgcggaccggcaaaaaagcttcgcggaccagtgccggtccgcggaccagCGGTTGGGGACCACTGCCTAGCACGAGGAGGGATTTATCACATACATGCATTAAACAGAGCGAATATGACTCCCAATCCTATGATGTTTCTCTGTGCATGTTCGTATTcatgaaaattgtttaaaaagatattattctgaaaaattaaaagaagtcattgaattataatttaaaagTATGTATCGTCAGTACTGTTTAATTATTTCACCCATCATACTGAATAGGTGTAGTAGgatgaaaaatagtttttttgtttcatttttttttttaaatttttttttatcaaattttagttttttaatttttttgcttttgatatttttttttcattttaagcgTGACAACGATAGGCAACCatagaataccaaatatggaaatttTTCTCTCTATCTTTATACAACATTTATCATATTAAAATTCAGGTTTGTCATCGCATATGCAAAGCAGAGAGCAACGCAacgtaaatttaaaaataagcaatgaaGATGTGCTTGTGGCAGGTGAATGTATTTATAGTTTGTTTTCATATAGTGCTATTGGTTTCCAGTTAATCGAAATTCGAAATGCTACATTTAGTCAACATGGAGGCAACACTGAAGCTTTTATAAAATGTGTCAGATCCGCCTTGCAGTATCACATACTATgactttttttattacaaatgaaATCGGTGGAAAGTTGACATGGTAGTTTTTGATACAGAGTGTTATCTCACCTATCTGGACTCCGATATGTTTTCATACTCTCTAAGTTGATAGTTCTCTCTAAACAGCTGCGTTGTCTGTATCACGAGATTTGACATGATGCTGCTTTTTCcactgtcaataaatttcattttataagtTCATCCCTTTTCATCATTCTTCATTTCAGGTTCTGCAACATATTTGCAAGCAGAGCAAGATGCCAATGTTGATATTGCTTCATCGAACATTTACATGACTGCAGGTAAGCACTTGGTAATTAGATTGTTTGTAAGTTCTTGAACAAATTAGTCCAGTGGTGCCCggacttttttttattgatccatatttaaagaataaattttgtaacatttcacgTTGCAAGAATATGCTCCAATACTAAACGTGTGTAGTTGCGTGATTGTACATAGGCAAAACGTGAGTTGACAAGTTTTAACACTTTGCTATTTCCCACATTTCAATTAATATTGATAACacttcaatacaaaataaacaattaaatTTCCTAGAAAATAAACTGTATAACTTCTAATTCTTTGTTTTAAATGAAGCAACCCAATAATTCTCATATTTATTAGTCATGACTTATGAgtcttttaattttattcagcaaAGTCTGTTTGGATCAGAACATGCTTGTTTCGGGAGAAGCATAATagtcaaataaatttattgttaataaaagtAGCAAGAGTTCTAAACAATTCATTAACTCAAGCATTGAAAAAATTGCGAGTCAAAGTTGATAAGAATGTTCGGTACATCTGTTAACTGCTGTCGTTGTAACCCCGGGGTGTTTCTCTAACTTTGTACAATTGGCATAAATCACTAAACGGGTATGTGTATTATGGATGGAGATTGGAAATTTCTGATGCTCCATATTCTAAAATAATCTATGTATCATGTATTGGTGGTATATTATACTTGAGGCCTCTCTATATAAATTTTTTAGGTGAAGCAACGATAACTAAAGGGCAAGGAGCAATCACACATTTTCATGGCCCTGTCAACATCCAAATAGAACATACaggtaattatttttttatgggGATTTGGCCAAGATAAATGTCACAATGCTATTGCTTGCTAAATTTGATACAAAATCAAGCATGGGGGTGTGGCGCATTGTACTAAGCGTTAGGAACACActcaccaccgcacctctggTTAATCTGCGTTGGTTCGTAAGTTTTAATCTCCTGGAGATATTTATCTGCTAGATCTCCAACTAATTCCATACCGACATTAACTGGTAACCGGTCGAGAAGTCATGGTTGATTGAGCGGCCAAACATGTTTATCCTATCCTAGAGTTTAggctagggtggtccaaggttttcggctccgggggccacaaaattatttttgcattgctcacgggccacaataatgccaagaataggtaaacagtgcaatacaaaacaaacacttttattgtgcaaacacattgatcagtatCAGGTTTTTATCAGGCAAACCAATGCAAAAACCAGTGGTATCACAATCACTGTTCTAATACAGTTTTCTAGTTATGCACATAATGCATTTTTACAATTCACA is from Styela clava chromosome 9, kaStyClav1.hap1.2, whole genome shotgun sequence and encodes:
- the LOC144427273 gene encoding uncharacterized protein LOC144427273 isoform X1, translated to MEDQDQPQEGANVNITGAHIDELHAGHVNQIVAQADVVQAQAEVIHVDNVNLHMHFGDNAAPPAAAPRAELQHDAPAPQHQVQDDAPSAKPKMKKKGISSSSGLSSHMQSREQRNVNLKISNEDVLVAGSATYLQAEQDANVDIASSNIYMTAGEATITKGQGAITHFHGPVNIQIEHTDAAPSQPSTSSVPTGTPVQPLSDTGTAIAPVYKGISSTKGFFQQVTEKLFGGVRSFIDYFNWRTWKQTTVNVTESYKDQNLEEPEFEVNPKLNKVTGFYRGQMAPDVTEYRKEQDDNDEAYCTKRSRR
- the LOC144427273 gene encoding uncharacterized protein LOC144427273 isoform X3 — its product is MEDQDQPQEGANVNITGAHIDELHAGHVNQIVAQADVVQAQAEVIHVDNVNLHMHFGDNAAPRAELQHDAPAPQHQVQDDAPSAKPKMKKKGISSSSGLSSHMQSREQRNVNLKISNEDVLVAGSATYLQAEQDANVDIASSNIYMTAGEATITKGQGAITHFHGPVNIQIEHTDAAPSQPSTSSVPTGTPVQPLSDTGTAIAPVYKGISSTKGFFQQVTEKLFGGVRSFIDYFNWRTWKQTTVNVTESYKDQNLEEPEFEVNPKLNKVTGFYRGQMAPDVTEYRKEQDDNDEAYCTKRSRR
- the LOC144427273 gene encoding uncharacterized protein LOC144427273 isoform X2, yielding MEDQDQPQEGANVNITGAHIDELHAGHVNQIVAQADVVQAQAEVIHVDNVNLHMHFGDNAPPAAAPRAELQHDAPAPQHQVQDDAPSAKPKMKKKGISSSSGLSSHMQSREQRNVNLKISNEDVLVAGSATYLQAEQDANVDIASSNIYMTAGEATITKGQGAITHFHGPVNIQIEHTDAAPSQPSTSSVPTGTPVQPLSDTGTAIAPVYKGISSTKGFFQQVTEKLFGGVRSFIDYFNWRTWKQTTVNVTESYKDQNLEEPEFEVNPKLNKVTGFYRGQMAPDVTEYRKEQDDNDEAYCTKRSRR